In one window of Deltaproteobacteria bacterium DNA:
- the hisI gene encoding phosphoribosyl-AMP cyclohydrolase, producing MKAQFSPDFSKNNGLITAIAVDAKTNEILMVAGMNEEAFALTLSTGKVHYFSRTRNKLWKKGEESGNMQELIEMRVDCDIDAVVLRIHQQGPACHEGYRSCFYRTVKEDGSLKIVGERLKTPEEMYGKKSK from the coding sequence GTGAAAGCGCAATTTAGTCCTGATTTTTCGAAAAACAATGGGTTAATTACAGCGATAGCTGTTGATGCTAAGACCAATGAAATCCTTATGGTTGCCGGTATGAATGAAGAAGCGTTTGCTTTAACGCTTAGTACCGGTAAAGTGCATTATTTTTCACGTACTCGTAACAAATTATGGAAAAAGGGTGAAGAAAGCGGCAACATGCAAGAGCTGATAGAGATGCGTGTTGATTGTGATATTGATGCTGTTGTTTTACGTATTCATCAGCAAGGGCCAGCTTGCCATGAAGGATATCGTAGCTGTTTTTACCGCACTGTAAAAGAAGATGGTTCACTAAAGATAGTAGGCGAACGTCTTAAGACACCAGAAG